Within the Gopherus flavomarginatus isolate rGopFla2 chromosome 8, rGopFla2.mat.asm, whole genome shotgun sequence genome, the region AAGGGAGAAGAAGTGAAGAGACTCAAAGACACCAGAGAACCATCAACACGCATCCATGGTTGAGGAGGGGCAGATTGACAACCCTGAGGTGAAGGCTGGCACTTTTAAACACAAGGTAATTGACTGAATCGAAACCAGACTGGAGATGTTCTGGGCCATCAAAAGATAACACCCACTGAGGAGTAACCGGTCACAAACTGACACAacaaaatccatagacttcagcAGAGAAGAACAACTATAAGAACAGGGTGCTTTGCCATGGGGGCTTTGGGTTCGTCTTGCCAACAACTCCAGGAGCATCAGATCACGAATGACAGAGCCCGACTCCCCTCTGTgaccaatctggctggccactagattgagccagactctggactggtaactataacatcgactGGCAGAACTGCGTGCAAGCTGTATGCGAGACTGAAAAAcatatgctaactgttgtattctcaataaatgtggTGTGTTGCCTTTTCCCCTATAAAAAGATCTTGTGTGCTCTTTATAAGCAAAACAGTTACCTAACAAAACAGCTGACCAAAATGTTTAGGAAAAGACTGGATTTCCCGACCTACCTCTCTGATTGACATTGGAAGttacaataaatatttttagGGAGTAATTACAGCAGCCATTGAGATCTCTTCTTTGCAAAAGCAGATCCAAAGGCTAGATTTAGATTGACAGCATGATACAAAAACATCGGGTTATTCTAGACAGCTTGGTCCAAGAGCACCAGCCACTGATGGAACTGGCCATCTAGAATGAGTCACCTTAGCTAAAAAACTTAAAATTGCTACCTACATTAAAACAACCTGAAGGTGTTCTTGTTTTAGAACCTCTTTCACTGAGCTACCTTTTTGTGAACTCTGGTGTTGACTATCATCACTGTTTCCAATTTCCCAATGAGATCACACAACTAAAAATGACTCGCTTTCTACACACATTTTTGGGTACGATGTTATGTACAAATGTAAAGCTGATTGTTGCAGCAGGTCACCTAAAACTCCTCTTCCCTGGAACAAGTTCTGGTGGCAGATTGGCCAAAATGGGAATACCTGCAAACGTGAATATGCTGACCACCTAGCTACTTAAGTACTCATTCGCTAACCTTTGCTCTGAATCACTGACTGGGGACTGCTCGGCAATGCACAATCACTTGTGCATTTTCCTGGCGAGACCAGGGGGTGGATTGCAGCAAATGGGTATAAGACTGTGCTAGGCTCAAATTCATGCTTTGTAAAGTCTCCAAATTTTCAATACAACAGAATGAGGTAGCATTGAACAGTCTTTGCGATAGAACTGATTCCATTTTTGAGTTCTAATAATGTACCCCCTTGCTACATGTTTTAGTCTGTGAGCCAGAGGCTTTTGAGGGCGGGGgggagataaaaaaaattaagaggaaGAATTAGGCCAATGATTTTGAAAAATCTGCCTTTTTGGTATCAGCACTAAGCACTGCTCTCTGTCAGCTGGAGAGAAATACAAAACACTGCAgtttcattcttttcttttttgtttttaaagcccaAGGGACTTCTGCACAATCTGCTTGGCAATTTTGTTAAACTGTTCTCTGTCCTCCCGCCACATTTTGGAGGCATCAACATTGGCTCCACTTTCATCATTTGGTTCTGAAATGAGAAAGACACAACAGGTAGGCAGGTTACTCACTGAGGACTTTGCTTCTTCAAATGCTGCCTCTGCACATTCACCCTCCTGTGTGCCTGAGATACCATCCGCACCAAGGGGAATGTAGAGGCCTTTGGAGAGGAAATCCCACTATACATGCAGTGCTCATCCAACTCCTTGTTTCATGTATCACACAGAAAACAGAGGAGAGTTTCAGCAAGggtttttggggcgggggggggggaagcttaaGTGATTGGTATTGGTGCTCTCATAGGAGCTGAACCTCAGCACTTAAGACAGTATTTTGTCACCAATGAGGCAGTCAGCAGATTAGTGGAGGTTTCTAACACTACAGGCTGCCACCTGGCAAACCTCTTTCTGGTTCTGGAGATTCATGAAAACCCAGATTTCTCTCCAGCCCCACCACTGCAGGTCATCACCTGCACCTGGGGGAAGAGTGcccagaaacacacacaacatTCACTTCTAGAGCAACCTTCATCCAAGAATCTGAGAACTGTGAGGTCGGCAACTTGTTTTACAGTCAgctaaactgaggtacagagacttCCCCAAGATTAATAAAGAACAGGGGTGAAAGGGGGAGCATAATTACTTCTTAAAGATCACACAGACAGCGGcaactgagaatagaacccaggagccctggctcccagctcctacCTCTTGCATCTGCCAGTTTGCTTTCATGGTTTGATCACAAGCAATTGGAGCCATTTCATGACAAGAAGGCAATAAAGCTCATGAAGTCTCTTGTGACTGTACATGAACTTCAGATCCAAACTAATCCAACTACAGATGATTTGACCAGTTCAGGACACTGAAACACTAACCTGAGGATCACCAATCTCCAAACCTAGCTTCTTCCAAGCCTGTGATCCTCCAGACCTTTCTCACTACTCCTAGAGGATCAGATTGTGGGACTCTGTATCTCTAGCAACCTCTCCACTAGGCCCCAGCTGCCTTCAGTTTCCAATCTCTGGTAAGCACAACTCCAGAGCGCACAGTTTGAATCTGCAAACAGCCAGGATCCAGGAGAGGGGCTTCCAGAATCTCTGCTACAAAAAGGATATTCAAAAGTGTGTCtcttggaaggggaaaaagggaaacaaagtCACAAGGACAGAAGAGTCCACGCAGCTACTGGAGCATTGGAAAGCCTGGATAAGATGGTGGCACAACCCAAACCTTTTGAGGCCCACACATCACTGTATTAAGCGTTATGATTTTTAATGTATAGCTGGGAATTGAACTGATTTGGGGACAGTCTTGATGTTAAAAATTGGACCAAGTAGAGTGCTTTGTGTCCTGTTAATTCAGGTTTTCTGTTCCTAAAACCTTGGATTTTACATCTTGATGGTCACGCTGTGATTATGGTCGACTGTAGTATTTCTTCCCTGAGTGTATACATCCAGAATACCTCTCTAGGTTCTTAGCCAGCCTTCATCATAACAGCATTTAAGCATCTAAATTATACTTTTAATCACTCAGTACCAAATTATTCAAGGGACACGTTTCTATCTTCTCCAGTTATTAGATGGCCAAACTTTAGAAACTTATCTCCAGGGTAGAAGTCTGTGTGAATTATTATTACATTAACTACAGGGCTTGCAGGGATGTCCCTGAAACACTGACCTCTTAGATGACCTATCAGAGTGAGAAGCAAAAACTGAACCCAGATTTCACACACAATAGCAGAGAGCACTAACTGGGCCTCACAGATCTCCATGGCGGTGCCACTGGCCTAGAGAGAAGCAGTGTGAGGTTGCACGCAAACCTGGAGCTACCAATTTCCTGATCTAGTCCAGGTATTTTTAGGGTACTGGTACATTAATAAAGCAGTAAGTGGCTGTTATGGCCCCGACAAATCTTGCTGTTGCAGAACAAGGTCTGAGACCTTTGACTGCCTAACAAAGACAAATATCAAAGTAAATACATTAACCATGCTTCAGAAATGCTATCCCAGCTGAGCAACTCCAGATGAGGCACTAATCCTTACCTGCTAACATGCTAACCACTGACAAGAGGATCTTCTCCACGCTCTGCACTGGGCTCCACCGCTCAGCGCTGCTCTCGTACCCCATGGGATCATCCCCTGGAGCATGCAGAATGGAAATGCAAACTCGCCCATCGGGGTAAACTGAAGAGAAAGCAGAGGAGATGAAAAGCTTTTTATAAATGATACATTTGCCCCTTTGGGCTCCTCAGCCCAGCAATGATTTATGTGCAGAGATGACCGGACTTGCTCAGCCCTTGCCTCCACACAGCTGCTCCTGAACCCAAGGGGACACTTTCCCTTCAGAAGGCAACAGGACAAGTTATGGGTGTTTTGTTATCTTCCCTGAACTAGGAAGGGAGAAACTAACTTTACCACCATTGTAGCCCACGTCACAGAGGTGGGCCGTAAAAATCAGATCTCATGCACAGGAGAAAAAATAATACTCTATAGTGAAAGTAGGCAGCAAATTAGAGCCAAACATTTTTCAGCATTGCTACTGCCCaagcttctctctcccagggtacgtccagactacccgccggatcggcgggtagcaattgatttatCTATCGCATCTTGTCTaaacacgatatatcgatccctgaacgcgttcccgtcaactccggaacttcACCAGAGCGAGTGGCActagcagagtcgacgggggagctgcggccgtcgatcctgcaccgtgaggatgggaggtaagtcgaaataagatatgtcgacttcagctacggtattcccgtagctgaagttgcgtatcttacatagACACCCCCCCCTAAAGTGTAGACCAGACCCCAGTGACTCTGCAATATGGATTACTGTACCACCAGAAAATTGTTACCCTGTAATTTCCAAAGCGAACCACAATTCATTATTTTCTGCTCATGTTTCTAGCCTCCCTACAGCCTTTCGCCCTGTCCTCACACCCATTCCAAATTACTCTCACCTGTAAGTTTAATTAACATACTCCTTCTGGAACAGAGATGGAGCTATTAGAGTGGATCTCACCCCAATGCCCACAATACTCTGTTAGTCTCCTCCCTGCAACTGGATACAAGATACTCTGACACCCCAagaactccaccctctgctggATTTTCAACGCAGCGTAGGAAATTTTAGCCATATAAAGCTAATGGATGATATACAGCTAAGTCACCCAGGCTTCTTGAAAACTTCAGTCCCTGCAGAACTTTCCTTACATTAAGATTGGATCTATACAGGAGTCAACTGGGAGATCAGTTCCCATGGTGACAGGCATGGTGATTGTCAAGAATCTTAACTGATGTAATAATATACCATAATGTGCAGGAAGGGCAGAGTAGGTGAATGATCAGTACTTGCACAAATTCCATGGCTTGACATGAAATATGGATTAAACAGGTACCTAAATCTTAGCCAGAACTTAAAGTGGTTGACATTCCAGAGCTTGTGTACTAGGGGTGGGAAACATGCAGGGCAGGTGAGACCAGAGTTTTCCCTCTAGTATTGTCAGACTTTAATGAATCAGAAGATGGGTCCGGGCACATAATTTGAGTTATAATAAAAGGTTCAAACGTTTTGTGTGTTGCTTTAATAACTAATTAAATCAGTAACCAATAGCTCTGTGCAGAATGCCACGGGCCTGTTGCGATACTCCAATCTTTTAAACTGTACACTGTAAtactaaaagtttaaaaaaacctttgCTGAAATTCACATCCAAGAATCTGAGCTGTGCCACGTGTTGAGCAGAGCACCTGGCCTCACAGCAGCATCCCATCAGGAATCTCATTAAGATGCTACTTTTTCTTCTCTTAAAAATATTCCTCACATTAGCTACTTTTAAGTTACAGAACAGCACAGAAGAATCTACCCCAGATTCACATTATTTTTCTGACCATACACCACACGGCATACACCATAAGAGAATTCAGATGTAGTGTAACTGCAAGAGTTCCTGCAATGATCCCCACGCAAGACAGACCCACTTTTGAGTCCTGACCCTTGCTGTGCCATGACCAAGAAAGCATGATAAGAGAAAGTTAGATGAGGAGAAAAGACAGTCCCAGAAAGACACAAAACTGTCCACTGGTTAGGAGAGTTCCCACCACACTTCAGATCTGAGGTTAAATGAGAGAAAATAGTCTTTGGGGGAACACCTGATGTCCTGCTACAATAGTTGCCCCTTTAAAAAATTATGTATGAAaataaagtctttaaaaaaaccaaaaacctgttGAATGAAACTTACTGTTTGGATGAAACATCTCACATGTGAACCTCATCTTCGGAGGACTCAGAGGATAATCAAGAGGGAAGCTCAGGATAGCTGGGAAAACACCATACTCAAAACAGGTATCCTCTGGGCCCCTAGAAACAAATGAAACAAATTAAGTACCTGACTGCAGTGTAAATGACTCTCTCTGCAATAGTCATTTATTAAGAGGATTAATCAGAGAAATACAATTTAACCTGGATGTTGTGAACATCAAAAAGAAACCGGAAAGAAAAGTATATTGCCCTATCAGTACTCCTGCAATCAGAgtcaaaatgtaaagaaaaacatTATGCACACACCTGAGATTCCACTAAAATTCAAATACTACAGTTACGGTAGGGGTCAGAAAAACAAAAGATCCCAGCAGTTGAGCATAACAAAAGGATTATTCATAAAAGACTGtaagcagttaggggcagggactctcttactgtgtgtttataacactgagcacagcagggcacagaaccTGAATGGAGCTGTCAGCTGCTACTGCAATAAAAGAAGTTAAGCATCTCAGAAGATGGCACATCAGTAGCAGCAAATTACTTATAATGTGCAGGGCACTATTCTTGTGCAACACATGCTAATGTCTATTTGACCGACAGActtggcctggcctggccagcaTTAGCACCAATATCCCCCATTAAAAACTGTGGCTAATGACTAAGATCTTGTTGAAACTTGTTCTGAAAAGTCTGATATTTGTTTTCAAGTTTACATTTCAGGAGAAAGGTGGTGACATCAACTCCCAGCATCAGTCACTGCTGTTCAGAGCTTGTCTCCTCAAAGTACGAAACACAGGCTTGCAATGTTCCCGTTCAAAGACTGGGTCCCTTCCTCACCACCATGGCACACAAAGCTTGATTTGCCCCATGTGACCATTATCTCATTACAACCATGGGAAAAGTGATCGAAATGGCACTGTTAAGTTATTTCTCCTTAGGTTTCCAGTCCTCTTCACACAGCTTTTGACAGCTAAGTGGACTCTGGGAACTGAAATTTGTTCCCTGAGCTTTCCTCTATAATGCACACCCAGGGGTGTGCTATTTTAGGATATTTACGAGTGGAGAACTGCTGGCATTTGATTACTCTAAGATAGTAGTCACCAACCAGTCGACTGTGATCTCCAGCTGCGCAGCGGGGCTGCCGCTAagacaggttccctgcctgccccagacccatgccactcctggaagcagctggcacaggTCTCCCTCCGCATGCTGTTCCTGCCTTtaagcaccgcccctgcagctcccattggctgggaatggggagctgtggccaatgggagctgcgggggtgatgCCTGCAGAGAGGGGGAAGAGTGTGGAGCCACGTGTTGcccgtgcccctcccccccaccacttc harbors:
- the UBE2G2 gene encoding ubiquitin-conjugating enzyme E2 G2 isoform X3, coding for MVRCCPGSWWRRGALRLLAAAAYGGHGAQAADGRVQAGPEDTCFEYGVFPAILSFPLDYPLSPPKMRFTCEMFHPNIYPDGRVCISILHAPGDDPMGYESSAERWSPVQSVEKILLSVVSMLAEPNDESGANVDASKMWREDREQFNKIAKQIVQKSLGL
- the UBE2G2 gene encoding ubiquitin-conjugating enzyme E2 G2 isoform X2 encodes the protein MAGTALKRLMAEYKQLTLNPPEGIVAGPMNEENFFEWEALIMGPEDTCFEYGVFPAILSFPLDYPLSPPKMRFTCEMFHPNIYPDGRVCISILHAPGDDPMGYESSAERWSPVQSVEKILLSVVSMLAEPNDESGANVDASKMWREDREQFNKIAKQIVQKSLGL
- the UBE2G2 gene encoding ubiquitin-conjugating enzyme E2 G2 isoform X1, whose translation is MISPMETQAEKFATLYPSFSDFLSGVVYYQNSKCLLENGNYRSVSKLLMYAELTLNPPEGIVAGPMNEENFFEWEALIMGPEDTCFEYGVFPAILSFPLDYPLSPPKMRFTCEMFHPNIYPDGRVCISILHAPGDDPMGYESSAERWSPVQSVEKILLSVVSMLAEPNDESGANVDASKMWREDREQFNKIAKQIVQKSLGL